A genomic window from Algoriphagus sp. Y33 includes:
- the tyrS gene encoding tyrosine--tRNA ligase has protein sequence MNSFIEELRWRGMLQDMTPEIEEHLAKGMASAYLGFDPTADSLHIGHLVGVMTLLHFQRAGHKPFALVGGATGMIGDPSFKSAERNLLDKNTLDHNVAGIQDQLSKFLDFSGSTTNKAELVNNYDWMSEFSFLDFIRDIGKHITVNYMMSKDSVKRRLEDGNGLSFTEFTYQLIQGYDFYHLWKNKNCTIQLGGSDQWGNIVTGTELIRKMGGGSAYALTVPLITKADGTKFGKTEGGSVWLDPEKTSPYAFYQFWLNVSDEDAAKYIRIFTVLDRTTIETLEAEHAEAPHLRVLQKEIAKQITGMVHGESDFDMAVKASEILFGKSSTEDLAALDERTFLQVFEGVPQVQISQEEYSGLNSILDLFGEITKGIVFPSKGEARKMIQGGGVSINKEKIADPSAPISLTLLQNKYLLVQKGKKNYYIVEVK, from the coding sequence ATGAACTCATTTATAGAAGAATTACGCTGGAGAGGCATGCTTCAGGATATGACACCCGAAATCGAAGAACACCTGGCTAAAGGAATGGCTTCGGCATATCTGGGTTTTGACCCTACGGCAGATTCCCTACATATCGGTCACTTGGTAGGGGTGATGACCTTATTGCACTTCCAGCGCGCCGGACATAAGCCATTTGCCCTGGTAGGCGGTGCTACCGGGATGATCGGAGATCCATCCTTCAAATCAGCTGAGAGAAATCTGTTGGATAAAAACACCCTGGATCATAATGTGGCTGGCATCCAGGATCAACTTTCGAAATTTTTGGATTTTTCCGGTTCTACGACTAACAAAGCCGAACTGGTGAATAACTACGACTGGATGTCTGAGTTTAGCTTTTTGGACTTTATCCGCGATATTGGAAAGCATATTACCGTAAATTACATGATGTCCAAGGATTCTGTAAAAAGAAGATTGGAGGACGGAAATGGGCTTTCCTTTACAGAATTCACTTACCAACTGATCCAGGGCTACGATTTTTACCATTTATGGAAAAATAAAAATTGCACTATTCAGCTGGGTGGATCAGATCAATGGGGAAATATTGTGACAGGCACCGAATTGATTCGAAAAATGGGAGGAGGCAGTGCTTATGCATTGACCGTTCCCCTGATCACCAAGGCAGACGGAACGAAGTTTGGCAAAACCGAAGGCGGATCTGTTTGGCTGGATCCCGAAAAAACTTCCCCTTACGCATTCTATCAGTTTTGGCTGAATGTGTCTGATGAAGATGCTGCTAAATATATCCGAATTTTTACCGTTTTGGACCGGACAACAATTGAAACACTGGAAGCAGAGCATGCAGAGGCACCTCATCTTCGTGTGTTGCAAAAAGAGATAGCCAAGCAAATCACCGGCATGGTTCACGGTGAATCTGATTTTGATATGGCCGTGAAAGCATCTGAGATATTGTTTGGTAAATCTTCCACCGAAGATCTGGCAGCATTGGATGAGCGGACTTTCCTTCAGGTTTTCGAAGGAGTTCCCCAAGTACAGATTAGCCAAGAGGAATATTCAGGATTGAATTCAATTTTGGATCTTTTTGGGGAAATCACTAAGGGGATTGTTTTTCCTTCAAAAGGAGAAGCCAGAAAAATGATCCAAGGAGGTGGAGTAAGCATCAATAAAGAGAAAATTGCCGATCCTAGTGCTCCTATAAGTTTGACTCTTCTTCAAAACAAATATCTACTTGTACAAAAAGGTAAGAAAAATTACTATATCGTAGAAGTGAAGTAA
- a CDS encoding TetR/AcrR family transcriptional regulator, which produces MPGEKNKEKLILDSAVALFTSKGYLATRMEDVAKAAGISKGLTYFYYKNKEDLFMALTKKAFDQFKDEFRDEWSNRNKGKTGLDMLCSLLVKIVAFAKSNQVYYDSILNFLDLLKKYNNPETQKLIDQKTLESAHFQKLLEIHHEPAKIGIMMVSQGIKDGSIRAELQPEITFYTIWSMIIGYEKMLGPIEYDGKDLKIHSENWEPGFLRLMQEMLKGTIQATKKTTVQTSLF; this is translated from the coding sequence ATGCCTGGAGAGAAAAATAAGGAAAAACTCATTTTGGATTCGGCTGTAGCACTCTTCACTTCCAAGGGCTATCTGGCCACCAGAATGGAAGATGTAGCCAAAGCCGCAGGAATCAGCAAAGGCTTGACCTATTTCTATTACAAGAATAAGGAAGACCTTTTTATGGCTTTGACAAAGAAAGCCTTCGATCAATTCAAAGATGAATTTCGGGACGAATGGTCTAATAGGAACAAGGGAAAAACCGGATTGGATATGCTTTGTTCCTTACTGGTGAAGATTGTTGCCTTTGCAAAATCCAATCAGGTGTATTATGACTCCATTCTCAATTTCCTTGATCTACTCAAGAAGTACAACAATCCTGAAACACAAAAATTAATTGATCAGAAAACACTGGAATCTGCCCATTTTCAAAAGCTACTGGAAATCCATCATGAACCTGCCAAAATAGGAATAATGATGGTGAGTCAAGGAATCAAAGACGGAAGTATTCGTGCTGAACTACAACCGGAAATCACTTTCTATACCATCTGGAGTATGATCATTGGCTATGAGAAAATGCTCGGGCCAATAGAATACGATGGTAAAGACCTAAAAATCCACTCAGAAAACTGGGAACCGGGATTTCTTCGCCTCATGCAAGAAATGCTAAAAGGCACCATTCAAGCCACCAAGAAAACTACAGTGCAAACTAGTTTATTCTAG
- a CDS encoding peptide MFS transporter gives MTLFFTEMWERFSYYGMRALLILFMTMTIAEGGLGFDDQTSGAIYGLYTMGVYLLALPGGWLADRLFGLKKSVWYGGIIIAIGHFTMALPGVIALFSGDRSIKTELSTLDTSSFFLGLILIVVGTGLLKPNISSIVGQLYPKGSTKRDAGFSIFYMGINLGGFIAPIACGTLATYDMHLGFGLAGLGMVFGLIQYKLSGGILEGYGEPPLVVTEEEVSGQRKLRSLVSYIVLGVVAIVGVLFMGVLPINVSAIAGASGTIIALVAFGYLGYVIVFGGLDKSDKSKVGVIAILFLFSAMFWSGFEQAGSTLNLFAERFTDRNILGWEIPTSYFQSVNSLFIIIFAPVFGALWVWLGRRNLEPSSPLKFTFGLLLLGIGFFVMYFATKIAASGDLAAPTWLLVTFMFHTFGELSLSPVGLSLVTKLAPTGYAGQMMGIWFLSIALGNLFAGLIAGEASGGTDEALAQMPDQYMMIVYTVFGSAALLFLLRPMIKKMMGDVN, from the coding sequence ATGACACTCTTTTTTACAGAAATGTGGGAGCGATTCAGTTATTATGGCATGCGGGCATTGCTTATACTGTTTATGACGATGACTATAGCAGAAGGAGGCTTGGGTTTTGACGACCAGACTTCCGGAGCTATTTATGGTCTCTATACCATGGGTGTTTATTTGTTGGCGTTGCCCGGTGGCTGGCTTGCAGACAGACTTTTCGGTTTGAAAAAATCCGTATGGTATGGGGGGATTATTATTGCTATTGGGCACTTTACGATGGCTCTTCCCGGTGTCATTGCTTTGTTTTCAGGAGATCGTTCGATCAAAACCGAACTAAGTACGCTGGACACCTCTTCATTTTTTCTGGGCTTGATATTAATTGTAGTAGGCACCGGGCTTTTGAAACCAAATATCAGCTCGATCGTGGGGCAGCTTTACCCGAAGGGAAGTACCAAACGTGATGCAGGTTTTTCTATTTTCTACATGGGAATCAACCTAGGTGGATTTATAGCACCCATTGCCTGCGGTACTCTGGCAACCTATGATATGCATCTCGGCTTTGGTCTTGCCGGTCTTGGGATGGTTTTTGGGCTAATTCAGTATAAGCTATCCGGAGGAATACTGGAAGGATACGGCGAACCTCCATTGGTGGTGACCGAAGAAGAAGTCTCGGGGCAAAGGAAGCTGAGGTCTTTGGTGAGTTATATAGTTCTTGGTGTGGTGGCTATAGTTGGAGTACTTTTTATGGGGGTGCTACCGATCAATGTTTCTGCTATAGCAGGGGCTTCTGGGACAATTATTGCACTTGTGGCTTTCGGTTATCTGGGGTATGTAATAGTCTTTGGGGGACTTGATAAATCAGACAAAAGTAAGGTAGGAGTAATTGCTATTCTATTCCTTTTCTCTGCTATGTTTTGGTCTGGATTTGAGCAGGCAGGATCTACATTGAACCTATTTGCTGAGCGTTTTACGGACCGTAATATCTTGGGTTGGGAGATTCCTACCAGTTATTTTCAGTCTGTAAACTCTCTGTTCATTATCATTTTTGCACCGGTTTTTGGTGCGCTGTGGGTGTGGCTGGGCAGAAGAAACCTTGAACCGAGCTCACCTCTAAAATTTACGTTTGGGCTTCTGCTTTTGGGTATTGGTTTTTTTGTGATGTATTTCGCTACCAAAATCGCAGCTTCAGGAGATCTGGCAGCGCCTACCTGGCTGCTGGTCACTTTTATGTTCCACACATTTGGTGAATTGAGTTTGTCTCCGGTAGGGCTTAGCTTGGTGACCAAATTGGCACCAACAGGCTACGCGGGCCAAATGATGGGAATCTGGTTCTTGTCAATTGCCTTGGGGAATCTTTTTGCCGGGTTGATAGCCGGTGAAGCCAGCGGGGGGACGGATGAAGCATTGGCCCAGATGCCGGATCAATACATGATGATCGTTTATACCGTCTTCGGTTCTGCTGCCTTACTCTTTCTACTGAGGCCTATGATCAAGAAAATGATGGGAGATGTAAATTGA
- the pckA gene encoding phosphoenolpyruvate carboxykinase (ATP) yields MQELDLAIQTSPLAFLRTTTNRKVHVNLPPAELVEIALARKEGKLTSTGALMADTGKFTGRSPKDRYIVLDDKTKDSVWWGDINLPFDAGKFSLLMNKMKAFLADKELFVRDGYAGADDNYRLKLKVINTKAWHNLFCYNMFLRPSELELQNFEHDFTIICAPEFEADPETDGTKNSNFVLINLTERIILIGGTGYAGEMKKGIFSVLNFILPHERNVLSMHCSANVGSHEDTAIFFGLSGTGKTTLSADPNRNLIGDDEHGWAEEGVFNFEGGCYAKVIDLSREKEPEIWNAIKFGSIVENTRFKGKSREIDFTDKSVTENTRTAYPIDYIPNALVPSKAGVPKNIFFLTADAFGVIPPISKLNKSQAMYHFISGYTAKVAGTEMGITEPKLTFSACFGAAFLPLHPAEYARLFGEKMEKYNTNVWLINTGWTGGPYGVGSRMKLAYTRAMITAALEGNLDHVEFTEHRFFGFQIPLECPNVPSHILDPRKTWENVEAYDIQAKELANAFRSNFEKFEEFSSEDILKGGPLP; encoded by the coding sequence ATGCAGGAACTAGATCTGGCAATCCAGACTTCCCCCCTGGCTTTTCTCCGTACCACAACTAACAGAAAAGTTCATGTCAATCTTCCACCGGCAGAGCTGGTGGAAATTGCTTTAGCCCGTAAAGAAGGAAAACTCACTTCCACCGGCGCATTGATGGCAGATACCGGCAAATTCACCGGAAGATCCCCTAAAGACCGTTACATTGTCCTCGATGACAAAACTAAAGATTCGGTCTGGTGGGGTGATATCAACCTTCCATTTGATGCTGGGAAATTCAGTCTACTAATGAACAAGATGAAGGCATTTTTAGCTGACAAAGAGCTCTTTGTCAGGGATGGGTATGCCGGTGCAGACGACAATTACAGGCTCAAATTGAAGGTGATTAATACCAAAGCTTGGCACAATCTCTTCTGCTACAATATGTTTCTGAGGCCATCTGAGCTTGAATTACAAAATTTCGAGCATGATTTCACAATCATCTGCGCTCCTGAATTCGAAGCAGACCCCGAAACTGACGGTACCAAAAATTCAAATTTTGTACTTATCAATCTCACCGAACGAATCATCCTCATCGGAGGTACCGGTTACGCAGGTGAAATGAAAAAGGGGATTTTTTCAGTCCTTAATTTCATTCTACCCCATGAGCGAAATGTCCTTTCTATGCACTGCTCCGCAAATGTAGGATCGCATGAAGATACCGCTATTTTCTTTGGGCTGTCAGGAACGGGCAAAACTACCCTTTCAGCTGATCCTAACCGAAACTTAATTGGAGACGATGAGCATGGCTGGGCCGAAGAAGGGGTATTCAACTTCGAGGGAGGGTGCTATGCCAAAGTCATCGACTTAAGCAGAGAGAAAGAGCCCGAAATCTGGAATGCTATCAAATTCGGATCCATTGTAGAAAATACGCGATTTAAGGGAAAATCCAGAGAAATTGATTTTACGGATAAATCCGTCACTGAAAATACCCGTACCGCATACCCCATTGACTATATACCAAATGCACTGGTGCCATCCAAGGCAGGAGTACCGAAAAATATATTCTTTCTGACAGCAGATGCTTTTGGGGTGATCCCCCCTATTTCCAAGTTGAATAAAAGTCAGGCAATGTATCATTTCATTTCCGGTTACACCGCAAAAGTAGCCGGCACAGAAATGGGAATAACCGAACCAAAATTGACTTTCTCGGCATGTTTTGGCGCAGCTTTCCTCCCCTTACATCCAGCCGAATATGCTAGGCTATTCGGGGAAAAAATGGAGAAATATAACACCAATGTTTGGCTGATCAATACCGGCTGGACCGGTGGTCCTTACGGAGTAGGGTCCAGAATGAAATTGGCATATACCAGAGCTATGATTACGGCAGCTTTGGAGGGAAATTTAGATCATGTCGAATTCACTGAGCATCGTTTTTTTGGATTTCAGATTCCGCTGGAATGTCCAAATGTGCCCTCACATATACTCGATCCAAGGAAAACCTGGGAAAATGTGGAAGCATACGATATCCAAGCAAAAGAACTTGCAAATGCATTCAGGTCAAATTTCGAGAAATTCGAGGAATTTTCGTCTGAGGATATCTTAAAAGGAGGGCCACTTCCCTAA
- a CDS encoding molybdopterin cofactor-binding domain-containing protein, with protein MNNTLSFFLNGKEVTIENPSTDQLLLDYLRSDEIGLVGAKKGCGQGGCGACTVILSIWNERKQTAEHKSINSCLRPICALGGMAITTIEGTGGIKRPENRHLTFSPSASRGASKWMNSSPPGWNRAKDALLKKSEHRIEEAAKSLQANGNSKIAVKSLTGEEHQDLHEGINPVAHRLAINNGTQCGYCTTGFVMNMSAFLSENPSPTKKEIEEIFDGNICRCTGYRSILTGMKTFASDWNKEDEKNRMICITEDKCQEVMIHDAINIPFPDGAKMALPAVSILQAEKQWLSPETLDELINILRKSSSKTTRIVFGNTSFGIYADEFPLVNLFVDIKLIPDLYGIKRLENGIAVGASTTYSQLLRYLDQLIVDEKFSPVSRIGSMQFMCHRTAGMIVRNAASLAGNTMLVLKHIISGEPFPSDLFTVLCGTEAEIRFVRIKSGQEFQLKAAELVNQLLKAPEIADDLVVLGYFLPFGHQQEVVLAQKVALREVNSHSIVNNCTRIEVSEDLNILETSIVYGGIAPIAWRATTSEQWLKGKKLSLELLPTLTGILKIEVSKELEFWEEKGRMDGVPSEGFTNDYKINLAVSFIYKAIIRSLMEKSRGQVPKDIRSAGKIDWGNWNVSDGSQFYVNQSFKTPVSQPYIKLMAFHQAMGEVHYTHEIKLPPLGKNAAFIQAKRSLANFHLAHPINKEMIDFGELEEFLASKFTSFFALISYQDIPVGGLNLQGMALDQPIFATQSILYPGQAIAMVIADTEKAAIEIAEYASEYCLAYSPIQWENKENPSWSKEWQDPIITIDDAIKMGSIFPDCPSTAPFVSHIWKITRPGTELYWADLAKAPLDKKPILRNEKIDGAACTIIENTQISGEQVHFYMETQACVAFPEDDNQILVHPSSQSPMEMHQTVASTLAAEHSKVIVDIRQLGGGYGGKTEQAKFVAAPVAVAAHKLNRPIRLVMKREHDTAMIGKRHGYYGQYQIAVDQGNLRKEDKGLIRGLHLKLWADGGAFYDCSYIVSNCVQLRIDNAYNIKNFESQLDVCRTNKAPNTAMRAFGDVQGKLILENAIDDAAFAIGMDSAELRRKNMYVRGDVTPFGQALSYCYMRDVWKYVEEKSDYQNRLKKVNAFNKENKWKKRGIYMVPVKYGSGYNLVMIEQAAAIVSVYSGDGSVSINQGGVDMGQGMMTKVEQVAAYVLNIPMDLIQIHSPNTRVIPNPTSTGGSTGTAYNGEAVKQACEKMRSRMTEFGYKLLKDNGDDWCKEQGIDFWNYGKEGWSASVKRPIDQHSKLIWQNLVALAYQYRVDLIASFTAPIPGGTTPIPAMTFKPVSENKAIPGIDLADVNSTAGGVDSFVGFTFSAACSEVEVDVLTGEVKILRSDIIFDMGWSLNPAIDIGQVEGAFVQGIGYILTEKLVFEPEGEEKGRLNTLNTWTYKPPAITTIPLEMNTYLYPRDNSADVPENPNGLFSSKEVGEPPLVLATSVFFALKSAIRASRLERGLSGFFKLDAPATVQEVSKVLDVSKKDYK; from the coding sequence ATGAATAACACACTTTCATTTTTTCTCAACGGGAAGGAAGTAACCATTGAAAACCCATCCACAGACCAATTATTACTTGATTATTTAAGGTCTGATGAAATCGGGCTGGTAGGAGCCAAAAAAGGTTGTGGGCAAGGAGGTTGTGGTGCATGCACCGTAATTCTGTCTATTTGGAATGAGAGAAAGCAGACAGCTGAACACAAGTCAATAAATTCCTGTTTGCGCCCAATCTGTGCTCTTGGAGGCATGGCAATTACCACAATCGAAGGTACAGGTGGGATCAAAAGACCGGAAAACAGGCATCTTACTTTTTCACCATCTGCTTCTAGGGGAGCATCAAAATGGATGAATAGCTCTCCTCCGGGTTGGAACAGGGCTAAAGATGCTTTACTTAAGAAAAGTGAGCATCGAATCGAAGAGGCTGCCAAATCTCTACAAGCAAATGGAAATAGTAAGATCGCTGTGAAGAGCTTGACAGGGGAAGAGCACCAGGATCTTCATGAGGGAATTAATCCTGTAGCCCATCGGTTGGCAATTAATAACGGTACGCAGTGCGGCTATTGCACCACAGGATTTGTGATGAATATGTCAGCATTTCTTTCAGAAAATCCATCACCAACCAAAAAGGAAATTGAGGAAATTTTTGATGGAAATATCTGTCGTTGTACTGGATACCGGTCAATTTTGACGGGTATGAAGACATTCGCTTCAGATTGGAATAAAGAAGACGAAAAAAACCGAATGATCTGTATTACCGAAGACAAGTGCCAAGAAGTAATGATTCATGATGCCATTAATATTCCATTTCCCGATGGTGCTAAAATGGCTTTGCCGGCAGTATCAATACTTCAAGCTGAAAAACAATGGCTAAGTCCGGAGACACTGGATGAATTGATAAACATTCTCAGAAAAAGCTCTTCAAAAACAACCAGGATAGTTTTTGGCAATACTTCTTTTGGAATTTATGCCGATGAATTTCCATTGGTAAATCTCTTTGTGGACATCAAGTTGATACCTGATCTATACGGAATAAAGAGATTGGAAAATGGAATAGCGGTAGGAGCATCCACGACTTACTCACAATTATTACGCTATCTCGATCAGTTGATTGTGGATGAAAAGTTTTCTCCGGTATCAAGAATCGGAAGCATGCAGTTTATGTGTCATCGAACAGCAGGAATGATCGTGCGAAATGCCGCTTCATTGGCAGGAAACACAATGCTGGTTCTTAAGCATATTATAAGTGGAGAACCTTTCCCTTCGGACCTGTTTACTGTGTTGTGTGGCACAGAAGCAGAGATTAGATTTGTACGAATCAAATCCGGCCAGGAATTTCAGTTAAAAGCTGCAGAATTGGTAAATCAGCTTTTGAAAGCACCTGAGATCGCAGATGATTTGGTGGTTTTAGGTTATTTCCTTCCATTTGGCCACCAACAAGAAGTTGTTTTGGCTCAGAAAGTTGCCTTACGGGAAGTAAATTCCCATTCTATTGTAAATAATTGTACAAGAATTGAGGTATCCGAGGATCTAAATATTCTAGAAACAAGCATCGTCTATGGAGGTATTGCACCCATAGCTTGGCGGGCAACAACTAGTGAGCAATGGTTAAAAGGAAAAAAACTGAGCCTCGAACTCCTTCCGACCTTGACTGGAATACTAAAGATAGAAGTAAGCAAAGAATTAGAGTTTTGGGAAGAGAAGGGGAGAATGGACGGTGTCCCATCGGAAGGCTTCACCAATGACTACAAGATTAATCTGGCAGTCTCCTTTATTTACAAAGCTATCATCAGAAGTTTGATGGAAAAATCCAGAGGTCAAGTTCCCAAAGACATTCGGTCAGCAGGGAAGATTGATTGGGGAAATTGGAATGTAAGTGACGGGTCACAATTTTATGTAAATCAATCATTTAAAACTCCTGTTTCCCAGCCTTACATCAAGCTTATGGCATTCCATCAAGCGATGGGGGAAGTGCACTATACGCATGAGATAAAGCTTCCGCCTCTTGGTAAGAATGCGGCGTTTATTCAAGCCAAAAGATCACTTGCCAATTTCCATTTAGCGCATCCTATCAATAAAGAAATGATTGACTTTGGGGAACTGGAAGAATTCCTCGCCTCGAAATTCACTTCTTTTTTTGCGCTGATCTCCTATCAGGATATTCCCGTAGGGGGGTTAAATCTGCAGGGCATGGCACTGGATCAGCCTATATTTGCAACCCAAAGTATTCTTTATCCCGGACAGGCCATCGCTATGGTCATTGCCGATACAGAAAAAGCCGCGATTGAAATAGCTGAATATGCTTCAGAATATTGCCTTGCTTATTCCCCTATACAGTGGGAAAACAAGGAAAATCCATCTTGGAGCAAAGAGTGGCAAGATCCAATCATTACCATAGATGATGCAATCAAAATGGGAAGCATATTTCCTGATTGCCCGAGTACAGCTCCATTTGTATCCCATATCTGGAAAATAACCAGACCAGGAACGGAGCTTTATTGGGCAGATTTGGCAAAAGCTCCATTGGACAAAAAACCAATTCTCCGAAATGAGAAAATAGACGGAGCTGCATGCACTATCATAGAGAATACCCAAATCTCCGGTGAACAAGTTCATTTCTATATGGAAACTCAGGCTTGTGTGGCTTTTCCCGAAGATGACAATCAAATCTTGGTTCATCCCTCATCTCAGAGCCCGATGGAAATGCATCAGACTGTGGCGAGTACCTTAGCTGCAGAGCATAGCAAAGTCATTGTGGACATCCGTCAGCTTGGAGGAGGATATGGCGGTAAAACTGAACAGGCCAAGTTTGTCGCAGCTCCCGTAGCTGTGGCAGCGCATAAGTTGAACCGACCGATTCGACTCGTGATGAAGCGGGAACATGACACCGCTATGATTGGAAAACGACATGGGTACTATGGACAATATCAAATTGCAGTGGATCAGGGGAATCTAAGAAAAGAGGACAAGGGACTCATTCGTGGATTGCATCTGAAACTATGGGCTGATGGTGGAGCGTTCTACGACTGTTCTTACATCGTCAGTAACTGTGTTCAGCTTAGGATAGACAACGCCTACAATATCAAGAACTTCGAGAGCCAGTTGGATGTGTGTCGCACCAATAAAGCCCCCAATACGGCCATGCGCGCATTTGGGGATGTACAGGGAAAGCTTATTTTGGAAAATGCCATTGATGATGCGGCTTTCGCCATCGGTATGGATTCCGCTGAACTAAGAAGAAAAAACATGTATGTACGGGGAGATGTCACGCCTTTTGGCCAAGCACTTTCTTACTGCTATATGCGCGATGTATGGAAATATGTGGAAGAGAAAAGCGATTATCAAAATCGTTTAAAAAAGGTAAATGCCTTTAACAAGGAAAATAAATGGAAAAAAAGAGGAATCTACATGGTTCCTGTAAAGTACGGTTCGGGCTACAATCTGGTCATGATAGAACAAGCTGCAGCGATTGTATCAGTTTATTCCGGCGACGGCAGTGTGTCCATCAATCAAGGTGGTGTGGATATGGGGCAGGGGATGATGACCAAGGTAGAACAGGTCGCGGCTTATGTGCTGAATATCCCGATGGACCTGATTCAAATTCACAGTCCAAATACACGGGTCATTCCAAATCCTACAAGTACCGGTGGCTCCACAGGAACGGCATATAATGGGGAAGCGGTGAAGCAGGCATGTGAAAAGATGCGGTCACGGATGACTGAATTCGGCTATAAACTCTTGAAAGACAACGGGGATGACTGGTGTAAAGAACAGGGAATAGATTTCTGGAATTATGGCAAGGAGGGATGGTCTGCTTCCGTCAAACGACCGATAGACCAACATTCAAAGCTAATCTGGCAAAACTTGGTTGCCTTGGCTTACCAGTATAGGGTTGATCTCATTGCTTCTTTTACTGCGCCGATTCCAGGGGGAACTACACCGATTCCAGCCATGACGTTTAAACCTGTTTCGGAAAACAAGGCTATTCCGGGAATAGATTTGGCAGATGTAAATTCCACCGCAGGCGGTGTAGATTCCTTTGTCGGATTTACCTTCTCTGCTGCCTGTTCTGAAGTGGAAGTGGATGTGCTAACGGGTGAAGTAAAAATACTCCGGTCTGATATTATTTTTGATATGGGATGGAGTCTCAATCCAGCCATAGACATAGGACAAGTAGAAGGTGCCTTTGTGCAGGGAATAGGCTATATCCTTACGGAAAAACTTGTTTTCGAACCTGAAGGTGAAGAGAAGGGAAGGCTTAACACACTGAATACCTGGACTTACAAACCGCCTGCGATCACCACAATTCCTTTGGAAATGAATACCTATTTATACCCGAGAGACAATTCAGCCGATGTACCTGAAAATCCCAATGGATTGTTCTCTTCCAAAGAAGTCGGAGAACCACCGTTAGTTTTGGCTACAAGTGTATTCTTTGCACTCAAATCAGCCATCCGTGCTTCCCGTTTGGAAAGAGGGCTTTCAGGCTTTTTCAAACTGGATGCACCTGCCACTGTGCAGGAAGTAAGTAAGGTGCTGGACGTAAGTAAAAAAGATTATAAATGA